One stretch of Streptomyces peucetius DNA includes these proteins:
- a CDS encoding MFS transporter: protein MRWGGGQVLRDRNVAFYLSGVVVSGFGSSAMALAAGVWAKSLTGSDSLAALTTFCVWAPLLLGPLIGTVADRVRRRPLLILVNLAMAASLLPLLAVDSGDRIWILFAVLTVYGVSSVLLDSAEAALVAAAVPESLRGDFNGLRMTANEGMKLVAPLVGAGLFVQFGGAAVALLDAGTFVLAAAAFTLIRVSEPAPRPAEAQRWTAEAAEGIRCLRRHPVLRPLVLAGAATMGVAGLNGAAVYAVVDAGLHRPPAFAGVLYAVQGIGSVLSGLFAGALLRRMPERVFAAAGIALFASGVALRAVPSVPVSLLAAAMIGAGLPCVLIAAMTAVQRETPGGLLGRVAATANTLLFAPNALALAAGAGLVALVDHRVLLLAAGAAGAGAAVGCLLCRGARTPPAAPAATGSMGSTGDGDRATETEAAPRNPR, encoded by the coding sequence ATGCGCTGGGGCGGAGGGCAGGTCCTGCGTGATCGCAACGTGGCCTTCTACCTGAGTGGTGTCGTGGTCTCGGGTTTCGGCAGCTCGGCCATGGCGCTGGCAGCCGGCGTGTGGGCCAAGTCGCTCACCGGGTCGGACAGTCTGGCCGCCCTGACGACGTTCTGTGTGTGGGCGCCCCTGCTCCTCGGCCCGCTGATCGGCACGGTGGCCGACCGCGTGCGCCGGCGGCCGTTGCTGATCCTGGTCAATCTCGCCATGGCGGCATCGCTGCTGCCGCTTCTCGCCGTCGACTCCGGCGACCGGATCTGGATCCTGTTCGCCGTGCTGACCGTGTACGGCGTCAGCTCCGTGCTGCTGGATTCGGCGGAGGCGGCGCTGGTGGCCGCCGCCGTACCCGAGTCGCTGCGCGGTGACTTCAACGGCCTGCGTATGACGGCGAACGAGGGTATGAAACTGGTCGCCCCGCTCGTCGGGGCCGGTCTGTTCGTGCAATTCGGCGGCGCGGCCGTGGCCCTGCTGGACGCGGGTACCTTTGTGCTCGCCGCCGCGGCCTTCACGCTCATACGCGTGTCGGAGCCCGCGCCCCGCCCGGCCGAGGCTCAGCGGTGGACCGCCGAGGCGGCGGAGGGAATCCGCTGTCTGCGTCGTCACCCGGTTCTGCGGCCTCTGGTTCTGGCCGGGGCCGCGACCATGGGCGTGGCCGGGCTGAACGGGGCGGCGGTGTACGCGGTGGTGGACGCCGGCCTGCACCGTCCGCCGGCCTTCGCCGGGGTGCTCTACGCCGTGCAGGGCATCGGCTCCGTGCTCAGCGGGCTGTTCGCCGGTGCTCTGCTGCGGCGGATGCCCGAACGGGTCTTCGCCGCGGCGGGAATCGCGCTGTTCGCGTCGGGCGTCGCCCTGCGCGCCGTCCCCTCGGTGCCCGTTTCGCTGCTCGCCGCCGCGATGATCGGCGCGGGGCTGCCCTGCGTGCTGATCGCGGCCATGACCGCCGTCCAGCGCGAGACCCCGGGGGGCCTCCTGGGCCGGGTGGCGGCCACCGCCAACACTCTGCTCTTCGCCCCCAACGCCCTGGCCCTGGCCGCCGGGGCAGGCCTGGTCGCCCTCGTGGACCACCGCGTCCTGCTCCTCGCAGCCGGAGCCGCGGGGGCCGGAGCCGCGGTCGGCTGCCTCCTGTGCAGGGGTGCCCGAACGCCTCCGGCGGCCCCCGCGGCCACGGGATCCATGGGATCCACGGGTGACGGCGACAGGGCCACCGAGACCGAAGCGGCTCCCCGGAACCCTCGCTGA
- a CDS encoding GYD domain-containing protein, whose amino-acid sequence MPLYLSRFSYTPETWARLIGHPEDRTKAAQTYIESVGGKLHGFWYGFGTHDGYSLWEAPDNTSMAAVALAISGGGALSSFETTVLLTIDETMDALRRAGSIHYRAPGA is encoded by the coding sequence ATGCCGCTCTATCTGTCGAGGTTCAGCTACACGCCGGAGACCTGGGCGAGGCTGATCGGCCACCCCGAGGACCGCACAAAGGCCGCTCAGACGTACATCGAGTCCGTCGGCGGGAAACTCCACGGCTTCTGGTACGGCTTCGGCACACACGACGGATACAGCCTCTGGGAGGCTCCCGACAACACGTCCATGGCTGCCGTTGCGCTGGCGATCAGCGGTGGCGGCGCGCTGAGCTCGTTCGAGACGACGGTGCTTCTGACCATCGACGAAACGATGGACGCCCTGCGCCGGGCCGGGAGTATCCACTACAGGGCTCCGGGCGCGTAG
- a CDS encoding DUF427 domain-containing protein: protein MTSHSARTETGRGHRITVEAGTEHVRVVRDGRTLAESRRPLVLRETGCPDRYYLPPADVRTDLLTPSGTRTHCPFKGDASYWSVPGADDLVWAYPDPKPGVAAIAGHYCFYDTEVVS, encoded by the coding sequence ATGACCTCACACTCAGCGCGCACGGAGACGGGCCGGGGACACCGGATCACCGTCGAGGCCGGGACCGAGCACGTCCGTGTCGTCCGGGACGGACGGACGCTCGCCGAGAGCCGGCGGCCCCTGGTCCTGCGCGAGACCGGCTGCCCGGACCGGTACTACCTGCCGCCCGCCGACGTACGGACCGACCTCCTGACGCCCTCCGGCACCCGCACCCACTGCCCGTTCAAGGGCGACGCCTCCTACTGGTCGGTGCCCGGCGCGGACGATCTGGTCTGGGCCTATCCCGACCCGAAACCCGGCGTGGCCGCCATCGCAGGGCACTACTGCTTCTACGACACGGAGGTGGTGAGCTGA
- a CDS encoding lytic polysaccharide monooxygenase yields MTARRKVTTVAALGLAPLAFAGLSAVPASAHGSMTDPVSRISACFAEGPESPDSAACKALVAAGGTQPLYDWNEVNIANAAGNHRQLIPDGKLCSAGRDKYKGLDLPRADWPSSPMASGNHTFRYKATAPHKGSFELYLTKDGYDPTKPLKWSDLEEKPFAEVTDPKLENGAYVFDGIVPNRSGRHLIYSIWQRSDSPEAFYTCSDVVFGKDNGGGGAAAPEASAPSEQDIKDGADKSTVDHGGHGGDDHAEQTGAGADTDTGAEAEQSAANAPEAKGAKEPTAVPSAPETSGENLAETGGDSSTTYMAIGGAAALAVGAAAVFGLGRRRTAPAGGRHGR; encoded by the coding sequence ATGACCGCTCGCCGCAAGGTCACCACGGTCGCCGCACTCGGTCTCGCACCGCTCGCGTTCGCCGGTCTCAGCGCCGTGCCGGCGTCCGCGCACGGTTCGATGACGGACCCGGTCAGCCGGATCTCCGCGTGCTTCGCGGAGGGGCCGGAGAGCCCGGACTCGGCGGCGTGCAAGGCGCTGGTCGCGGCGGGCGGGACGCAGCCGCTGTACGACTGGAACGAGGTGAACATCGCCAATGCCGCGGGGAACCACCGGCAGTTGATCCCCGACGGCAAGCTGTGCAGCGCCGGCCGTGACAAGTACAAGGGGCTGGACCTGCCGCGCGCGGACTGGCCGTCGTCCCCGATGGCGTCCGGGAACCACACCTTCCGCTACAAGGCGACCGCGCCGCACAAGGGCTCCTTCGAGCTGTACCTGACCAAGGACGGTTACGACCCCACGAAGCCGCTGAAGTGGTCGGACCTGGAGGAGAAGCCGTTCGCCGAGGTCACCGACCCGAAGCTGGAGAACGGGGCGTACGTCTTCGACGGCATCGTGCCGAACAGGTCCGGCCGGCACCTGATCTACTCGATCTGGCAGCGTTCCGACTCCCCCGAGGCGTTCTACACCTGCTCCGACGTGGTCTTCGGCAAGGACAACGGTGGCGGCGGCGCGGCGGCCCCGGAGGCGAGTGCACCGTCGGAGCAGGACATCAAGGACGGCGCGGACAAGTCGACCGTCGACCATGGCGGGCACGGCGGTGACGACCACGCCGAGCAGACGGGCGCGGGCGCGGACACGGACACGGGCGCGGAGGCCGAGCAGTCCGCCGCGAACGCACCGGAGGCGAAGGGCGCGAAGGAGCCCACGGCCGTCCCGTCGGCACCGGAGACGTCCGGCGAGAACCTCGCGGAGACGGGCGGCGACAGCAGCACCACGTACATGGCGATCGGCGGCGCCGCCGCCCTGGCGGTCGGCGCTGCGGCGGTGTTCGGTCTCGGCCGCCGCAGGACCGCGCCGGCGGGCGGCCGGCACGGCCGCTGA
- a CDS encoding esterase/lipase family protein: protein MLPWKRALRPLSALVLAVAVALTPAATATAESTTATPSSGWNNYDCKPSAAHPRPVVLVHGTLGNSIDNWLVLAPYLVKRGYCVFSLDYGQLPNVPFFHGLGPIAKSAEQLSGYVDRVLAATGALEADLVGHSQGGMMPRHYLKFLGGAAKVNALVGIAPSNHGTTLNGFTELLPYFPGAADLIGAHTPALADQVAGSDFLTKLNAGGDTVPGVRYTVIATRYDEVVTPWQSAYLSGPDVRNVVLQDLCPIDFSEHVAIGVFDLIAYHEVANALDPAHAKPTTCASVFG, encoded by the coding sequence ATGCTGCCTTGGAAACGTGCGCTCAGACCGCTGTCAGCCCTCGTGCTCGCAGTGGCCGTCGCCCTGACCCCCGCCGCCACCGCCACCGCCGAATCCACCACCGCCACCCCCAGCAGTGGCTGGAACAACTACGACTGCAAGCCCTCCGCCGCCCATCCCCGCCCCGTCGTCCTCGTCCACGGAACCTTAGGGAACTCCATCGACAACTGGCTCGTCCTCGCCCCATACCTGGTGAAACGCGGCTACTGCGTCTTCTCCCTCGACTACGGGCAGCTCCCGAACGTCCCCTTCTTCCACGGCCTCGGCCCCATCGCCAAGTCGGCAGAGCAGCTCTCCGGCTACGTCGACCGGGTCCTCGCCGCCACCGGCGCCTTGGAGGCCGACCTCGTCGGTCACTCGCAGGGCGGCATGATGCCGCGCCACTACCTCAAGTTCCTGGGCGGAGCGGCCAAGGTGAACGCCCTGGTCGGCATCGCGCCGAGCAACCACGGCACCACCCTGAACGGATTCACCGAGCTGCTGCCGTACTTCCCCGGCGCGGCGGACCTGATCGGCGCACACACCCCCGCCCTCGCCGACCAGGTCGCCGGGTCCGACTTCCTCACCAAGCTCAACGCCGGCGGCGACACCGTCCCCGGCGTGCGGTACACCGTCATCGCCACCCGCTACGACGAGGTGGTCACGCCCTGGCAGTCGGCGTACCTCAGCGGGCCGGACGTCCGCAACGTCGTGCTCCAGGACCTCTGCCCCATCGACTTCTCCGAGCACGTCGCGATCGGCGTCTTCGACCTGATCGCCTACCACGAGGTGGCCAACGCGCTCGACCCGGCGCACGCGAAACCCACCACCTGCGCGTCGGTCTTCGGCTGA
- a CDS encoding DNA polymerase III subunit alpha — protein sequence MSGFTHLHTVSGFSLRCGASHPERLAASAAERGMDALALTDRDTLAGAVRFASACAKEGVRPVFGVDLAVGERERQDGPAERRRTPVRGGAFVDESAPRTVFLARDRRGWAELCRMITAAHASDPRSPLLPWDGNHGDGLTVLLGPSSEVGRALAAGRPDRAAKLLAPWRERYGDRLRLEVVHHGRTGTGTGSLRHAARTLGLAAEQGVRAVLTNAVRYADPGQGPVADVLDAARRLVPIDPRKGLDSGERWLKEPAAMARLAEQVAEAAGFRRDLAHRLLAMTEEAAAECLVDPEDDLGIGSVHFPEPALVGAEYRTAQRVLASRAAAGMVLRGYDGRREYWERMHHELDIIAHHGFASYFLTVAQVVDDVRGMGVRVAARGSGAGCLVNHLLGIAHADPVEHGLLMERFLSKRRRVLPDIDIDVESARRLEVYRAIIGRFGEERVATVAMPETYRVRHAVRDVGAALSMDPAEIDRIAKSFPHIRARDARAALEELPELRGVAKEEHGRLWELVEALDALPRGIAMHPCGVLLSDASLLTRTPVVPTSGEGFPMSQFDKDDVEELGLLKLDVLGVRMQSAMAHAVAEVRRASGEEVDIDAVPPGDPDTYRLIKSAETLGCFQIESPGQRDLVGRLQPETFGDLVVDISLFRPGPVAADMVRPFIEARHGRAPARYPHPDLEEALSQTYGVVVFHEQIIEILDIMTGCGRDEADRVRRGLSDPESQGRIKVWFAQNAAARGYATEVIGRTWEIVEAFGSYGFCKAHAVAFAVPTYQSAWLKAHHPAAFYAGLLTHDPGMYPKRLLLADARRRGVPVLPLDVNRSAVAHRIELVSDDVGSGRWGLRLALSDVHGISEAEAARIEAGQPYSSLLDFWQRACPSRPVAERLAQVGALDAFGANRRDLLLHLAELHRGRRGAASYGSQLPLAQGQRTAPVGLPDLGDAERLSAELGVLGMDASRHLMSDHHAFLAELGVLSAQRLRGAPHGATVLVAGAKAATQTPPIRSGRRVIFTTLDDGTGLVDLAFFDDSHAACAHTVFHSWLLLVRGVVQRRGPRSISVVGSAAWNLAELVELRRTGGLDAVAARLAAPMPEDGEAAPGDGRRIQLPTGYELNPWADLKPAGEGVASGRKLWHQSPGSAG from the coding sequence ATGTCAGGCTTCACGCATCTGCACACCGTTTCCGGGTTCTCCCTGAGATGCGGGGCCTCCCACCCGGAGCGGCTGGCCGCCTCCGCCGCCGAGCGCGGCATGGACGCCCTCGCGCTGACCGACCGCGACACCCTCGCCGGTGCGGTCCGCTTTGCCTCTGCCTGCGCCAAGGAGGGCGTGCGGCCGGTGTTCGGGGTCGACCTCGCCGTGGGGGAGCGGGAGCGCCAGGACGGTCCCGCCGAGCGGCGCCGGACACCGGTGCGCGGCGGAGCGTTCGTCGACGAGTCCGCGCCCCGCACCGTCTTCCTCGCCCGCGACCGGCGCGGCTGGGCCGAGCTGTGCCGGATGATCACCGCTGCCCATGCGAGTGATCCGCGCAGCCCGCTGCTGCCCTGGGACGGCAACCACGGCGACGGGCTGACCGTGCTGCTCGGCCCGTCCTCCGAGGTGGGCAGGGCGCTGGCCGCCGGCCGTCCCGACCGTGCCGCCAAGCTGCTCGCGCCCTGGCGGGAACGGTACGGGGACCGGCTGCGTCTGGAGGTCGTGCACCACGGCCGCACCGGCACCGGCACCGGCTCGCTGCGGCACGCCGCCCGTACCCTCGGCCTCGCCGCCGAGCAGGGCGTGCGGGCGGTGCTGACCAACGCCGTCCGGTACGCCGACCCCGGCCAGGGTCCGGTCGCCGACGTTCTCGACGCGGCCCGCCGCCTGGTGCCGATCGACCCGCGCAAAGGTCTCGACAGCGGCGAGCGCTGGCTCAAGGAACCGGCCGCGATGGCCCGCCTCGCGGAGCAGGTCGCCGAGGCCGCCGGTTTCCGGCGCGACCTCGCGCACCGGCTGCTCGCCATGACGGAGGAGGCGGCCGCCGAGTGCCTGGTCGATCCCGAGGACGACCTCGGGATCGGCAGCGTCCACTTCCCGGAGCCCGCCCTCGTCGGCGCCGAGTACCGCACGGCGCAGCGGGTGCTGGCCTCCCGGGCGGCCGCCGGAATGGTGCTGCGCGGCTACGACGGCCGGCGCGAGTACTGGGAGCGGATGCACCACGAGCTGGACATCATCGCCCACCACGGCTTCGCCTCCTACTTCCTGACGGTCGCTCAGGTGGTGGACGACGTGAGAGGGATGGGCGTCCGTGTCGCGGCGCGCGGCTCCGGGGCCGGCTGTCTGGTCAACCACCTCCTCGGCATCGCGCACGCCGACCCGGTCGAGCACGGACTGCTGATGGAACGTTTCCTCTCCAAGCGCCGCCGGGTCCTGCCCGACATCGACATCGACGTGGAGTCCGCCCGCCGGCTGGAGGTCTACCGGGCGATCATCGGCCGCTTCGGCGAGGAACGGGTCGCGACCGTCGCCATGCCCGAGACCTACCGGGTGCGTCACGCGGTACGGGACGTGGGCGCCGCCCTGTCCATGGACCCGGCAGAGATCGACCGGATCGCCAAGTCCTTCCCGCACATCCGGGCCCGCGACGCCCGCGCGGCCCTGGAGGAACTGCCCGAACTGCGCGGCGTGGCAAAAGAGGAGCACGGCAGGCTGTGGGAGCTGGTCGAGGCGCTGGACGCGCTGCCCCGCGGGATCGCCATGCACCCGTGCGGCGTGCTGCTCTCCGACGCCTCGCTGCTCACCCGTACGCCGGTGGTGCCGACCAGCGGCGAGGGGTTCCCCATGTCGCAGTTCGACAAGGACGACGTGGAGGAGCTCGGGCTGCTCAAGCTCGACGTCCTCGGCGTGCGGATGCAGTCGGCGATGGCGCACGCGGTCGCCGAGGTGCGGCGGGCGAGCGGCGAGGAGGTCGACATCGACGCCGTACCGCCGGGCGACCCGGACACCTACCGGCTCATCAAGTCGGCCGAGACGCTGGGCTGCTTCCAGATCGAGTCGCCCGGCCAGCGCGACCTGGTGGGGCGGCTGCAGCCGGAGACCTTCGGCGACCTGGTCGTCGACATCTCGCTGTTCCGGCCCGGCCCGGTCGCGGCCGACATGGTGCGGCCGTTCATCGAGGCCCGGCACGGCCGCGCGCCCGCGCGTTATCCGCACCCCGACCTCGAGGAGGCACTGAGCCAGACGTACGGGGTGGTCGTCTTCCACGAGCAGATCATCGAGATCCTGGACATCATGACCGGCTGCGGCCGGGACGAGGCCGACCGGGTGCGGCGCGGTCTGTCCGACCCCGAGTCGCAGGGGAGGATCAAGGTCTGGTTCGCGCAGAACGCCGCGGCGAGGGGATACGCGACCGAGGTGATCGGACGCACCTGGGAGATCGTCGAGGCCTTCGGTTCCTACGGCTTCTGCAAGGCGCACGCGGTGGCGTTCGCCGTGCCGACGTACCAGTCGGCCTGGCTCAAGGCGCACCACCCGGCGGCCTTCTACGCCGGGCTGCTCACCCATGACCCCGGGATGTACCCGAAACGGCTGCTGCTGGCGGACGCGCGGCGGCGCGGGGTGCCGGTGCTGCCGCTGGACGTGAACCGGTCCGCGGTCGCTCACCGAATCGAACTGGTGTCTGACGATGTGGGTTCCGGACGGTGGGGACTGCGGCTGGCCCTCTCGGACGTCCACGGCATCAGCGAGGCGGAGGCGGCCCGTATCGAGGCCGGGCAGCCGTACTCCTCACTGCTGGACTTCTGGCAACGGGCCTGCCCCTCGCGGCCGGTGGCCGAGCGGCTCGCCCAGGTCGGCGCGCTCGACGCCTTCGGCGCCAACCGCCGCGACCTGCTGCTGCACCTGGCCGAACTGCACCGCGGCCGGCGCGGCGCCGCCTCCTACGGCAGCCAGCTCCCGCTCGCCCAGGGGCAGAGGACCGCCCCCGTCGGGCTGCCCGATCTGGGTGATGCGGAACGTCTCAGCGCCGAGCTGGGTGTGCTCGGCATGGACGCCTCCCGCCATCTGATGTCGGACCACCATGCCTTCCTGGCCGAGCTGGGCGTGCTCTCCGCGCAGCGGCTGCGCGGCGCGCCGCACGGGGCGACGGTGCTCGTCGCGGGAGCCAAGGCGGCCACCCAGACACCGCCGATCCGCTCCGGCAGGCGGGTCATCTTCACCACGCTCGACGACGGCACCGGCCTGGTCGACCTGGCCTTCTTCGACGACAGCCACGCCGCCTGCGCCCACACCGTCTTCCACTCCTGGCTGCTGCTGGTGCGCGGAGTGGTGCAGCGGCGCGGACCGCGCAGCATCAGTGTGGTCGGCTCGGCCGCCTGGAACCTGGCGGAGCTGGTGGAACTGCGGCGCACCGGCGGCCTCGACGCGGTGGCCGCCCGGCTGGCGGCACCCATGCCGGAGGACGGGGAGGCGGCCCCCGGCGACGGCCGCCGTATCCAGCTGCCGACCGGCTACGAGCTCAACCCGTGGGCCGACCTCAAGCCCGCCGGCGAAGGGGTCGCGAGCGGAAGGAAGTTGTGGCACCAGAGCCCGGGGAGCGCCGGATGA
- a CDS encoding MFS transporter, with the protein MTVGAGRRRITLSGSVVGAALVALDGTVLTVVQPTMQRDLDASFEQVQWTSTGYLIAVASLLVLAGRLGDRYGHRRVFAVGILGFGAVSAAIGLAPDIGWVIALRVVQGVFGALLQPATLGMLRAAFPPDRLGMPIALRISAIGLAAAAGPLVGGALAAPFGWRAVFFLNVVPAVVIGLLVLAVRGPEPVEGAGKRLDLPGACLLAVTLACLVHTLVGVPEPGGAATAAGACATVVTGVVFVRHERRTRFPLVPPEVLGPVAVASALGVLVCASAVLFGALFTGVYFLQGVLGLDPFHSALRALPGPAAMVLGAPVAAVLLRRHGPRRTTAVAMSLLGLGALVLSRLDRASGVTAVGVAFLLVGAGFGAVMVAATAVVVRGAPAEHAGVAGGLQQTAMNVGPVLGVAAATTLMSLGAPGGGPVSTGVSVSATGSTLTVLAAVAAVGVLLAAALPGRSGALLPGRSGAVRPGPGRTAEAGAPGGDNVSYACSKLVYGGDGGGEND; encoded by the coding sequence GTGACGGTGGGCGCGGGCCGCCGGCGGATCACGCTGAGCGGCAGCGTCGTGGGCGCCGCGCTGGTCGCCCTCGACGGGACGGTGCTGACCGTTGTGCAGCCCACGATGCAACGGGACCTGGACGCCTCCTTCGAACAGGTCCAGTGGACCAGCACCGGCTATCTGATCGCCGTGGCGAGCCTGCTCGTGCTCGCCGGCCGCCTCGGCGACCGGTACGGCCACCGGCGGGTGTTCGCCGTCGGCATCCTCGGCTTCGGCGCGGTCTCCGCCGCGATCGGCCTGGCCCCGGACATCGGCTGGGTGATCGCGCTGCGCGTGGTGCAGGGGGTCTTCGGGGCGCTGCTCCAGCCGGCCACTCTCGGCATGCTGCGGGCTGCCTTCCCGCCCGACCGGCTGGGGATGCCCATCGCGCTGCGCATCAGTGCCATTGGGCTGGCGGCCGCCGCGGGGCCGCTGGTCGGCGGGGCACTGGCCGCGCCGTTCGGCTGGCGGGCGGTCTTCTTCCTCAATGTCGTTCCGGCGGTGGTGATCGGGCTGCTCGTCCTCGCCGTACGGGGCCCGGAGCCCGTGGAGGGGGCCGGGAAGCGGCTCGATCTTCCCGGGGCCTGTCTGCTGGCGGTGACCTTGGCCTGTCTGGTGCACACGCTCGTCGGTGTGCCGGAGCCCGGTGGGGCGGCGACCGCGGCAGGGGCGTGCGCGACCGTGGTCACCGGTGTCGTGTTCGTGCGGCACGAGCGGCGCACCCGGTTCCCGCTGGTGCCGCCGGAGGTGCTCGGGCCGGTGGCCGTCGCCTCGGCGCTGGGCGTCCTGGTGTGCGCGTCGGCGGTGCTGTTCGGGGCCTTGTTCACCGGCGTCTACTTCCTGCAGGGCGTCCTCGGCCTCGACCCCTTCCACAGCGCTCTGCGGGCGCTGCCCGGTCCGGCGGCGATGGTTCTCGGCGCGCCGGTCGCCGCCGTACTGCTGCGCCGTCACGGTCCGCGCCGGACGACCGCCGTGGCGATGTCCCTCCTGGGCCTCGGTGCCCTTGTGCTGTCCCGCCTCGACCGGGCGTCCGGCGTGACGGCGGTCGGCGTCGCCTTCCTCCTGGTGGGTGCCGGTTTCGGCGCCGTGATGGTTGCCGCGACGGCGGTCGTCGTGCGCGGTGCGCCCGCCGAGCACGCGGGTGTGGCGGGCGGCCTCCAGCAGACCGCGATGAACGTCGGACCGGTGCTGGGGGTGGCCGCGGCCACCACGCTGATGTCCCTCGGTGCGCCGGGCGGGGGACCGGTGTCCACGGGGGTGTCCGTCTCCGCGACGGGATCCACGCTGACGGTCCTCGCCGCCGTGGCGGCGGTCGGCGTGCTCCTGGCGGCCGCCCTGCCGGGCCGTTCCGGAGCCCTTCTGCCGGGCCGTTCCGGAGCCGTCCGGCCAGGGCCGGGGCGCACTGCTGAGGCCGGTGCGCCGGGTGGCGACAATGTGTCGTACGCATGTTCGAAACTGGTCTATGGTGGAGACGGGGGAGGTGAGAACGACTGA
- a CDS encoding TetR/AcrR family transcriptional regulator, with protein MSEHDEGLQARLVAAGVELVAGRGVEALSLREIARSAGVSHGAPRRYFPTHLSLLSAIAREGFADLARRAAAVTGEVTGEVTGGDGKDGGDDGEDPRARVAALCRVYLDFARTDAGMFELMFRHDLLKSGHLGLRETSLPLFGRFVDAVARVRPRPGDAPPQVVATALWTNLHGIAQLWGWGSLQLATGTDDVEPLLRTVLDAHLGRESR; from the coding sequence ATGAGCGAACACGACGAGGGCCTGCAGGCCCGGCTGGTGGCGGCGGGGGTCGAGCTGGTGGCCGGCAGGGGAGTGGAGGCGCTGTCCCTGCGGGAGATCGCCCGCAGTGCGGGGGTCTCGCACGGTGCGCCCCGCCGCTACTTCCCGACCCATCTGTCGCTGCTGTCCGCGATCGCCCGTGAAGGCTTCGCCGACCTGGCGCGCAGGGCCGCCGCAGTGACCGGCGAAGTGACTGGCGAAGTGACCGGTGGCGACGGCAAGGACGGCGGCGACGACGGTGAGGACCCGCGCGCTCGGGTGGCCGCGCTGTGCCGCGTTTATCTGGACTTCGCGCGGACCGACGCCGGCATGTTCGAGCTGATGTTCCGCCACGACCTGCTGAAAAGCGGACATCTCGGCCTGCGGGAGACCAGCCTGCCGCTCTTCGGCAGGTTCGTGGACGCGGTGGCCCGGGTACGGCCGCGCCCCGGGGACGCCCCGCCGCAGGTCGTCGCGACCGCGCTGTGGACCAATCTTCACGGCATCGCGCAGCTGTGGGGCTGGGGCAGTCTTCAGCTCGCGACGGGCACGGACGACGTCGAGCCATTGCTGCGCACCGTGCTGGACGCCCACCTCGGCCGGGAATCCCGGTGA
- a CDS encoding DUF3533 domain-containing protein: MAQTYDGPHRGFLGEIKDAVSLRAAALVIGVLALQLGFITSYIGAFHQPEPDRIPLAVTSPDTQFADEALYRLERLPGDPIEPRTVADETAARRQIMDRKVAGALVIDPRGTTDRLLVAGGAGGALSQALTEVVTRVERSQGRTVQVVDVVPGAAGDARGLSSFYLVVGWCVGGYLCAAILAISAGARPANTSRAVIRLGALLLYSIAAGLLGTVIAGPVLDALPGSVWALWGLGTLLVFAVGAVTLALQGLAGIIGIGLAILLVVVLGNPSAGGAYPYPLLPPFWQAIGPALPPGAGTYAARSIAYFRGNGAGGPMLVLAAWAVGGAVVTMACAVGRRAPARRA, encoded by the coding sequence ATGGCACAGACATACGACGGGCCGCACAGGGGCTTCCTCGGCGAGATCAAGGACGCGGTGAGCCTGCGGGCCGCCGCCTTGGTCATCGGGGTGCTGGCCCTCCAGCTCGGCTTCATCACGTCGTACATCGGCGCTTTCCACCAGCCGGAGCCGGACAGGATCCCGCTGGCGGTCACCTCGCCCGACACCCAGTTCGCCGACGAGGCCCTCTACCGGCTCGAACGGCTGCCGGGCGACCCCATCGAACCGCGCACCGTCGCCGACGAGACGGCGGCCCGGCGGCAGATCATGGACCGGAAGGTCGCCGGGGCGCTCGTCATCGACCCGCGCGGCACCACCGACCGGCTGCTGGTCGCGGGCGGCGCGGGCGGCGCGCTCTCGCAGGCGCTCACCGAGGTCGTCACCAGGGTCGAACGGTCACAGGGCCGCACCGTGCAGGTCGTCGACGTGGTCCCCGGCGCGGCGGGCGACGCGCGCGGGCTCTCCTCGTTCTACCTGGTGGTCGGCTGGTGCGTCGGCGGCTATCTGTGCGCGGCGATCCTGGCGATCAGCGCGGGCGCCCGGCCCGCCAACACGAGCCGCGCCGTCATCCGGCTCGGCGCACTGCTGCTGTACTCGATCGCCGCGGGGCTGCTCGGCACCGTGATCGCGGGCCCCGTACTGGACGCACTGCCCGGCAGTGTCTGGGCCCTGTGGGGGCTCGGCACCCTGCTCGTCTTCGCCGTCGGCGCGGTGACCCTGGCGCTGCAGGGACTGGCGGGGATCATCGGCATCGGCCTGGCGATCCTGCTGGTCGTGGTCCTCGGCAACCCGAGCGCGGGCGGCGCGTATCCGTACCCGCTGCTGCCACCGTTCTGGCAGGCGATCGGCCCGGCGCTGCCACCGGGGGCGGGCACGTACGCGGCGCGTTCGATCGCGTACTTCCGGGGGAACGGGGCGGGCGGGCCGATGCTGGTGCTGGCGGCGTGGGCGGTGGGGGGTGCGGTGGTGACGATGGCGTGCGCGGTGGGGCGCCGGGCGCCGGCGCGGCGGGCGTGA